CGATACGCCTGGCGTGCGCAACAGACATATCCTGCAAGCCCAAATGAACACCATAAGCTCCTGCTTTCAGCGCGATTTCCGGATGGTCGTTAACAATCAGTTTCGCACCATGCTGGCTGCATAATTTATTGGCTTCGATGGCATATTCCAGGATCACCCCGGCGGGCTCATCTTTAACCCGGAGTTGCACCCATTTGCAGCCGGCCTCTAATGCCTGCCGGATAGCGGTCAGGTGCGATCCGTTTTCGGGTTGTTGGGAGATATAATGTAGTTTATCGATCATTGCATTCGTATTCATTTATGCTGGTAGATTTTCTTTTAATTGTTTAAAGCGTTCTAAGGCTTCGTCCGGTTCATTCCAAAGCGTACCCAAAACGGCCGCACCATCAAAACCCATCGCTTTAACGTTTGCTAAGTTGGCTATCTTCACTCCTCCCAAGGCAATTACCATGGGTTTGATATTGGTTTTATCCAGTTTAAAATCAGGGCCCAACTTACTTTGATAGCCGGGCTTGGACACGCTATCAAACACCGGCCCGTAAAAAACATAGTCAAAAGGCGTTAAACCGGGAAGCCCCGAAATATCATGAGCAGAAGTGCTTAGCGTAAATCCGTCATCCAATTTACTTTGCCATTGTATTGTGTTTGATGCTTCCCGTGCCCTTTCGGTATAATGCAGCCTTTTGATCCCGTAATCAGCTGCTATTTCGTGAAATTGGTGCAGAGCAATCCGTTCATAAAAACGGGGTGCTATCCCGTTCAATAATTTTTTTACGGTTTGCACGTCGCTTTCGGGTTTACGCAAATGAAAGTATTTCAAACCCGCTATAAACAGCTTGTTGATGAGGCTACTTTCATCGGCAACCGCAGCCGGGTTTGAAATAACAATTAATTCCATGTTTCTACAGGTAAATTTCGCTGCCTTTTTGCAGAAATTCTTTCGATTTTTCTTCCATGCCTTTGGATACTGCATCGGCTTCGCCCATGCCGTTTTCTTTGGCGTAGTCGCGCACATCCTGCGTGATCTTCATCGAGCAGAAGTTAGGGCCGCACATGGAGCAGAAATGGGCAATCTTGGCGCCATCCGCAGGCAGGGTTTCATCATGAAACTCCCTGGCCGTATCGGGGTCAAGCGATAAATTGAACTGATCTTCCCAGCGGAATTCAAAACGCGCTTTGCTTAAGGCGTTGTCGCGGTATTGGGCCCCCGGATGCCCTTTAGCCAGGTCGGCTGCGTGAGCGGCAATTTTATAAGTAATCACGCCATCCTTAACATCTTTTTTATTAGGCAAGCCCAAATGCTCTTTGGGTGTAACATAACAAAGCATCGCCGTACCAAACCAGCCAATCATGGCAGCACCAATAGCAGAAGTGATATGGTCATAACCAGGTGCAATATCTGTGGTGAGCGGGCCTAAAGTATAAAACGGTGCTTCGCCGCAGTACGCCAACTGTTTATCCATATTTTCTTTGATCATATGCATCGGAATGTGGCCCGGGCCTTCAATAATGGTTTGCACATCATGCTTCCAGGCAATCTTGGTCAGTTCGCCCAAAGTTTCCAATTCGCCAAATTGCGCGGCGTCATTAGCATCGGCAATACAACCGGGCCTTAGGCCATCACCTAAAGAAAATGCCACATCGTAGGCTTTCATGATCTCACATATCTCTTCAAAATGTGTGTACAGGAAATTCTCTTTATGATGGGCCAGGCACCATTTGGCCATAATAGAGCCGCCACGCGATACAATACCGGTAATCCTTTTAGCGGTAAGAGGCACATAACGCAGCAAAACGCCCGCGTGGATGGTAAAATAATCTACACCCTGCTCGGCTTGCTCTATTAACGTATCCCTAAAAAGTTCCCAGGTGAGGTCTTCGGCCTTGCCATTTACTTTTTCCAGGGCCTGGTAAATAGGGACGGTACCAATTGGAACAGGCGAGTTTCGGATGATCCATTCGCGGGTTTCGTGTATGTTTTTACCGGTCGAAAGGTCCATAATGGTATCGGCGCCCCAGCGGCAGGCCCATACAGTTTTTTCTACTTCCTCTTCAATACTGGAAGTAACTGCAGAGTTACCTATGTTGGCATTGATCTTTACCAGGAAATTACGCCCGATGATCATCGGTTCGCTTTCAGGGTGGTTAATATTGGATGGGATAACCGCGCGGCCGCAGGCTACTTCCTGGCGTACAAACTCCGGCGTAATATAGCCTTTGGGGGTATTGGCGCCAAAGCTTTGGCCCGGATGCTGATGAGACATCACCGCATATTGCCCGTTCAACTGTTCCTTTAATAAATCTATGCGCTGGTTCTCGCGGATAGCGATGTATTCCATTTCCGGGGTAATAATACCTTTTCGGGCATAATGCATTTGTGATACATTCATCCCCGGTTTGGCCTTATAAGGTTTACTGATGTGCGCAAATCTTAACGTGTCCAGCTTTTGATCATTGGCACGCAGGTTTCCATAATCGGAGGAAATTGCTTGTAATTGCTCCACATCGCCCCGGCCAACAATCCATTGCTCGCGCAGTCTTGGCAAGCCTTGTTTCACATCAATTTCGATATCAGGATCGGTAAAGGGGCCGCTTGTATCATAAATGGTGACGGGGGCGTTCGGTTCAGTTTCGCCAAACCTGCCGTGAAGTTTGGTTTCGCTGAGCACAACCTCGCGCATCGCGACTTGAATATTATGGATTTGTCCTTTGACATAGATTTTGCGCGAGGCCGGGAAAGGCGTTCGGCTGATTACTTGTTCTCCTGGAGTTTTTTCAGTTTTCATGTGGTGAGTGTATATTTTATCCGCCCTGGGTTGCTTTGATAATGGTAATATGATCGCCGGGGTTTAAAAGGTGAGTAGCCCAATTGGCTTTAGGGACGATTTCCTGGTTCACTGCAATAGCGATGCCTTTGGCCGGCTGCGTAAGAACAGTGGCAAGCATTTGCTGCAAGGAGCAGGCATCAGAAACGGAATAAGTTTGTTGATTTACGGTAATTTCCATCCTGTTTAAATTTTAAACGATAGGAATGGACCCGTTGGAGGATTGGTAAACAACCTTAAGGTTGCTCTACTTTTCCCTTCGGCAGTACTAACTGCATCAGGTTCAAAGGGTATTTCTCAGCACAAGGCACCCCTAAAGTTTTTTGTAAAGGTATAAAGTATTTGGTATTTAATTTAATTTTTTATTCTGTTACTGATTTAGATCATTATTAATTTGATGATGGAGGTATGTTGATTGATTTTGTTCATCAGCTATTTAAAATCGGTTGAATGGCGTCCGGAAATTTCAACAGGTGTTCAAAGAGTCTGATTTCTGGATTACTTAAACAAATCAAAAATGGGTTCTGATAGTAACGAGATTCTGCGGAAGTATCCTAATGATAATTATGCTTAGTTTGCGAGACGACATGTTTTAATTTGAAATGTGCTGTATCTTTAGCCCATTCTTTACCCATGATCCGGAATATTAGCATAAACGATTTTATAAAGTTAAGCGAACCCGTTGCTCTGGCTGACGTACGTACCCCTGCTGAGTTTGAACAGGGGCATGTTCCGGGTGCTTTTAATATCCCTTTATTTAGTAATGAGGAAAGGGTTAAAGTGGGTACTACCTATAAACAGGTTGGACGGGAAGAAGCTATCCTTTTGGGGTTTGACCTTACCGGCTCCAAATGGTCGGGCTTTATCAAACAGGCACTGGAAATAGCACCGGATAAAAAAATCGGGGTTCATTGCTGGCGGGGTGGTATGCGCAGTGGCGCCATGGCCTGGGCGCTTAACCTGTACGGGTTTGAGGTTTATCTTATTGAGGGTGGCTATAAAAAATATCGGGGTTGGGTACATCAGCAGTTTGAAGCATCATATCGGCTTTTGATACTCGGCGGAATGACTGGTTCCGGAAAAACAAAGATACTTCACAGCCTTAAAGCTATTGGCGAACAAGTCATCGATCTGGAAGACCTGGCACAACACCAGGGTTCATCATACGGCACCATGAATAAAATGGTTCAGCCAACCCAGGAACAGTTTGAAAACAACCTGGCCCACCAGTTAAAAGACTTAGATAGGCAGCGTAAAATATGGGTGGAAGACGAAAGCCTGACCATTGGCAAGCGCTCTGTCCCTAACCCTTTCTGGTATCAGATGCGTAGCGCGGCTATGATCGACATCAAGGTTGATTTACAGCAACGCATTGCTTCATTAGCTATTGAATATGGCGGTTTGGATAAAGATTTCCTGGTAGAATGCACAGAACGTATACGCAAACGGCTCGGCCCGGAACAAACCAAGCATGCAATAATTGCCATACAGGAAAATCGCATGGAAGATTTTATCGGCATTGTATTGGTATACTATGATAAAACTTACCGTACAGGATTGTCCAAACGTAATCCAAACCTGGTATTTTCACTGGATATTACCGGTGATGACGTTTCAACTCATGCCCAACAAATTCTGATTTTTACTCATACTATTACCGTAACAGAACAGGTTACCACATCTTAATGGAAACTACAGCAATAAAACTAACCCAATATTCGCACGGCGCTGGCTGCGGCTGCAAGATCAGCCCTGCTATTCTTGACAAGATTTTGCATAGCCCAATAGCTCCAATCCCGGATGCAAAGCTATTGGTAGGTAACGACAAACGCGACGATGCCGCTGTGCTTGATCTGGGTAACGGTACGGCGTTAATTTCCACGACCGATTTTTTTATGCCGATTGTGGATGATGCTTACGATTTTGGCCGTATCGCATCGGCTAATGCCATCAGCGATGTGTACGCGATGGGCGGTAAACCTGTGCTCGCCATTGCCATATTAGGATGGCCCATTGACAAATTACCGCCGGAGGTGGCCCAAAAAGTTTTAGAAGGCTCAAGGGCTATTTGCGCCGAAGCTGGCATTACATTAGCAGGCGGCCATAGTATCGATTGCCCCGAACCAGTATTCGGTTTGGCGGTTAATGGTATGGTTAATATCCCGCAGCTTAAACAAAACTCAACAGCTACTGCCGGCTGCCGGCTTTACCTGACCAAAGCTTTGGGTGTTGGTATTTTATCAACTGCCCAAAAGCGAGGTGTATTATTACCGGAAGATGCAGCTATCGCTTTAAAAAGCATGACCACTTTGAATAAGTTGGGAGAAGTTTTCGGACAGATGGACTATGTTAAGGCCATGACCGACGTTACCGGTTTTGGCTTATTGGGTCACCTTTCTGAAATGTGCGAAGGCAGCGGCTTATCTGCAGTTATCGAATTTGACAAAGTACCGGTAATCCCATCGTTAGCCGGCTATTTAGAACAAAAATGTTTTCCCGGTGGCACGCAGCGTAACTGGAATAGCTATGGAAGTAAAATAGGTCCCCTGACCGAAGACCAGAAATACATCCTGGCCGATCCGCAAACAAGCGGCGGTTTGCTGGTAGCTGTTGAGGAAGACAACACAAAAGAATTTGAAGCGAAATTATCAGGTCTCGGAGTTCAAATAAAACCTATTGGATGGTTAAAAGAAAAAAGTGGCGGACCACTGATAACAATCGCGTAATTCTTTTTTTAGGTAATTCAAGGAATTTTGTCAAAGCTTTTTTGCAGAGGCCTTTGTAATTGATGTTAAGTATTGTTTAATAGGAAGTCTGCTATTCGAGGAGTCTGAAATGAGCTAAGCAGATCGACGCTCCATTATTCAAAGGTTCGATTTTCCCTTTTAGTTACTAAGGTGGAGTTACCTGTTTTGCCATGGATGAAA
The genomic region above belongs to Mucilaginibacter sp. KACC 22773 and contains:
- the mnmH gene encoding tRNA 2-selenouridine(34) synthase MnmH is translated as MIRNISINDFIKLSEPVALADVRTPAEFEQGHVPGAFNIPLFSNEERVKVGTTYKQVGREEAILLGFDLTGSKWSGFIKQALEIAPDKKIGVHCWRGGMRSGAMAWALNLYGFEVYLIEGGYKKYRGWVHQQFEASYRLLILGGMTGSGKTKILHSLKAIGEQVIDLEDLAQHQGSSYGTMNKMVQPTQEQFENNLAHQLKDLDRQRKIWVEDESLTIGKRSVPNPFWYQMRSAAMIDIKVDLQQRIASLAIEYGGLDKDFLVECTERIRKRLGPEQTKHAIIAIQENRMEDFIGIVLVYYDKTYRTGLSKRNPNLVFSLDITGDDVSTHAQQILIFTHTITVTEQVTTS
- a CDS encoding thiamine phosphate synthase, with protein sequence MELIVISNPAAVADESSLINKLFIAGLKYFHLRKPESDVQTVKKLLNGIAPRFYERIALHQFHEIAADYGIKRLHYTERAREASNTIQWQSKLDDGFTLSTSAHDISGLPGLTPFDYVFYGPVFDSVSKPGYQSKLGPDFKLDKTNIKPMVIALGGVKIANLANVKAMGFDGAAVLGTLWNEPDEALERFKQLKENLPA
- the selD gene encoding selenide, water dikinase SelD; this encodes METTAIKLTQYSHGAGCGCKISPAILDKILHSPIAPIPDAKLLVGNDKRDDAAVLDLGNGTALISTTDFFMPIVDDAYDFGRIASANAISDVYAMGGKPVLAIAILGWPIDKLPPEVAQKVLEGSRAICAEAGITLAGGHSIDCPEPVFGLAVNGMVNIPQLKQNSTATAGCRLYLTKALGVGILSTAQKRGVLLPEDAAIALKSMTTLNKLGEVFGQMDYVKAMTDVTGFGLLGHLSEMCEGSGLSAVIEFDKVPVIPSLAGYLEQKCFPGGTQRNWNSYGSKIGPLTEDQKYILADPQTSGGLLVAVEEDNTKEFEAKLSGLGVQIKPIGWLKEKSGGPLITIA
- the thiS gene encoding sulfur carrier protein ThiS, with protein sequence MEITVNQQTYSVSDACSLQQMLATVLTQPAKGIAIAVNQEIVPKANWATHLLNPGDHITIIKATQGG
- the thiC gene encoding phosphomethylpyrimidine synthase ThiC, with translation MKTEKTPGEQVISRTPFPASRKIYVKGQIHNIQVAMREVVLSETKLHGRFGETEPNAPVTIYDTSGPFTDPDIEIDVKQGLPRLREQWIVGRGDVEQLQAISSDYGNLRANDQKLDTLRFAHISKPYKAKPGMNVSQMHYARKGIITPEMEYIAIRENQRIDLLKEQLNGQYAVMSHQHPGQSFGANTPKGYITPEFVRQEVACGRAVIPSNINHPESEPMIIGRNFLVKINANIGNSAVTSSIEEEVEKTVWACRWGADTIMDLSTGKNIHETREWIIRNSPVPIGTVPIYQALEKVNGKAEDLTWELFRDTLIEQAEQGVDYFTIHAGVLLRYVPLTAKRITGIVSRGGSIMAKWCLAHHKENFLYTHFEEICEIMKAYDVAFSLGDGLRPGCIADANDAAQFGELETLGELTKIAWKHDVQTIIEGPGHIPMHMIKENMDKQLAYCGEAPFYTLGPLTTDIAPGYDHITSAIGAAMIGWFGTAMLCYVTPKEHLGLPNKKDVKDGVITYKIAAHAADLAKGHPGAQYRDNALSKARFEFRWEDQFNLSLDPDTAREFHDETLPADGAKIAHFCSMCGPNFCSMKITQDVRDYAKENGMGEADAVSKGMEEKSKEFLQKGSEIYL